From the Micromonospora echinospora genome, the window CCCGGACGCGTCGGGCAGCCGAACCCAGACCACCGCGATCCCGGCCGAGTCGTCGACCACGACGTCGCCCGCGTCGAACAGGGCCGACGGCACGACCGGCGACGACCGGCCGGCCGCGCGGGGCAGGAGGACGTCCACGTCCGGCAGGTCGTGGGGATCCCGGCGGAGCACGGTCACCGTCCGGTCGAGGATCTGGTCGGGTTCGTCCAGCTCCCCGAGGGCGTCGGTGAGTTCGGCGAGCAGGATCAGCCGCCGCTGGGACAGCACCTGCTCCGTGGTCTCCGACGCGATGTCGACGACACCCTCGACCTGCCCGCCGGCCCCGAGGACGGCGGAGTAGGAGAAGGTGAAGAAGCACTCCTCCGGGTAGCCGTGCCGGTCCATCAACAGCCGCATGTTCCGGGTCCAGGTCGCCCGCTGGGTCGTGCGGACCGACGCCAGCATCGGCCCGATCTCGTCCCAGATCTCCGGAAACACCTGGGCCGCCGGCGCCCCGAGGGCCGCCGGGTGCTTTTTCCCGATCAGGTCGACGTAGGCCTCGTTGTACAGCATGACGAACTCCTGACCCCAGAACAGGGTCACCGGGAACCGGGTGTGCAGGGTGATGTCGACGGCGGCGCGCAGCGTCCGGCTCCAGCCGGGCACCGGGCCGAGCGAGGTCGCTGCCCAGTCGACCCGCGCGTAGGCCGACCGCAGCGACCCCGCCGCGTCGAAGAGTTCGTCCACGGGCCGACGATAGCCCTGCTGGTGGACCGTCGCCGGACTGCACCGGTGATCGCCTTCTCGCAGGTCAGCATGCCTGCCGGGCCGACGTGGATCAGTCCGGCAGGGCCGGGACGTGCAGGGCCAGGATCGCCGTGTCGTCGCCGGGCTGGTGCCCGGTGAAGTCGAGCACCGCCGTCTCGACCGCCGCGGCGAGCTGCTCGGCGTCGGCGTCGGTCGTGTCGGCGAGGACCTGACGGAGCCGGTCGATGCCGAACAGCGCGCGGTCGGTGGGGCGGCGGGCCTCGGTGACACCGTCGGTGTAGAGCAGCAGGCTGTCGCCCGGGTGCAGTTGGACGCGTTGGTCGCGCAGCGGCGGCTCGGGCAGCCAGCCGAGGACGAGTCCGTACCGGCCGAGGGTCTCGATGGTGCCGTCGGCGCGGCGGACGAGAGCCGGGTCGTGACCGCCGCAGCTGACCTGGACGTTGACGCCGGTGTCGTTGACGCGCAGGGTGGCGTAGACGGCGGTCAGGTACTGGCTGTCGTCGGTGTACCACTCCCGCAGCGCGGTGTTCAGGGTGGCGAGGTTGTGGCTGGGGATGGAGCTGCGTGCGGCGGCGGCGCGCAGCGTGTAGCGGGCCAGCGCGGTCGTCTTCGCGGCCCGGGGGCCCTTGCCGGAGACGTCGCCGACGACCGCGGCCCAGGCGCTGCGGGTGGAGGGGAAGACGTCGTAGAAGTCGCCGAGGACCTCGTCGCCGCCGACGCCGCGACGGTACCGGGCGGCGACCCGCACGCCGGGGATCTGGGGGAGGCGGGCGGGCAGGAGGCTCTCCTGGAGGGTGAGGGCGAGCGTGGAGGCCTGCGTGGCGGCGTGTTCGGCGCGTTGGGTGGCGGCCCGTGCCTCGTGCAGGGCGTCGCGGAGCGCGATCTCACCGGCGGCCGCGTGGGACAGGGTGCGCAGCACCTCGATGTCGCGGGGGGTCCACTCCCGGGGCGCGGTGGCCATGGCGGAGAAGGTGCCGAGCACGTGGCCGTCGACGGAGTGCACCGGGAAGCCGGCCCAGGCCGCGACGCCCGTCAGTTCGATGGACGGGTTGTCGTGGGTGCGGGGGTCGGCGCGGGCGTCGGTGACGACCAGTTCGGCGTCGGCATCGATGACGTACCGGCAGAACGACTGCTCGACGGGGGTCTGCCGCTTTTCGGGGTCGATGTCGTCGAAGCCGGTGGAGCTCTTCCAGAAGGAGCGGGTGGCGTCGACGACGGTCACGAATACGAACGGCGTGCCGAGCAGGGACGCCGCCAGTCGGGTCAGCCGGTCGAAGGGTTCCTCCGGGGCGGTGTCCAGCAGGCCCGTGCGCCGTACGGCGGCCAGCCGGGCGGGGTCGGAGACGGCCGTCGGCAGGGGCGGGCGGTCCGGGGCCGTGTCGTCGCTGAGGGGTTGCCGGGGTTGCGGCCTCGTCGGTGGGGTCACCGTGGCGGGCCGGCGGGCCGGTAGCGCCCGGGCGTGGATCGCTGCGGAGGCGTGTTTTCACTCGTCTCGGCCACCATCACCTGGCCATTCTGACCGCATTGTTTGTCGCCCAGCAACTGCACGCCGGATGGCTACGGAGGGTGATCGTGCGGGTTCGGTGCTCGGGTCGGGGTCGGGTGGGTGCGGTCCGGGTCGGCGGGCGGGGGCGCGTCAGCCCGGCAGTTGTCGGAGGACGCCCTCGGTGTCGAGCACCGGGCAGAGCAGCCCCAGGGTTTCCAGGCTCGCCTGGTGCGCCTGGTCGCTGGCGGCGGTGCACGCGTCGGAGACGATCACCGGTCGGTACCCGAGGTTGATCGCGTCGAACACGGTGTGGGTCACCGCGAGGTTGGTGGCCACACCCGTGAACAGG encodes:
- a CDS encoding PP2C family protein-serine/threonine phosphatase, with product MTPPTRPQPRQPLSDDTAPDRPPLPTAVSDPARLAAVRRTGLLDTAPEEPFDRLTRLAASLLGTPFVFVTVVDATRSFWKSSTGFDDIDPEKRQTPVEQSFCRYVIDADAELVVTDARADPRTHDNPSIELTGVAAWAGFPVHSVDGHVLGTFSAMATAPREWTPRDIEVLRTLSHAAAGEIALRDALHEARAATQRAEHAATQASTLALTLQESLLPARLPQIPGVRVAARYRRGVGGDEVLGDFYDVFPSTRSAWAAVVGDVSGKGPRAAKTTALARYTLRAAAARSSIPSHNLATLNTALREWYTDDSQYLTAVYATLRVNDTGVNVQVSCGGHDPALVRRADGTIETLGRYGLVLGWLPEPPLRDQRVQLHPGDSLLLYTDGVTEARRPTDRALFGIDRLRQVLADTTDADAEQLAAAVETAVLDFTGHQPGDDTAILALHVPALPD